From one Amaranthus tricolor cultivar Red isolate AtriRed21 chromosome 17, ASM2621246v1, whole genome shotgun sequence genomic stretch:
- the LOC130803550 gene encoding actin-related protein 5 isoform X3, which yields MPFISQVERQTDYRLFPSTCPIVIDNGSSYFRIGWAGESDPRVIFRNIVQRPRHKHTGETVSVVGDHNTELLKYFDCTRSGPRSAFDNNVVYQFEIMEYRRMNSPIQTAVLGYACDIFVAFTLVLDFGFDRMGVDEHGINHPVLITECPCNPVPSRCRMAELLFESYGVPSVAFGVDAAFSYTYNQRLGICDKEGLAVSSGFNTSHVIPFVEGEPVFEACCRTNVGGYHVTDYMKQLLSLKYPQHMAKLTWEKVEDLKMEHCYIAQDYASEVKLFKNGTKEAEEKTKCWQLPFTPLPVDEQPSVEELARKAAIKEKQGQRLREMAEAKRASRIQELENELRGLDFLLRQLEKVDESDVPAFLSDTGYISKQEIEASIAKINQSLRKAKREQVELEEKADAATAEKFPLVDVPDNMLTPEQLKEKKKQIFLKTTAEGRQRARQKRAEEELQREKQNQLEEEKRLQNPELYLEQLRTKYKELLEKVEQKKRLKTNGNTSNGNNTSGGVGRGERMNPAKKERMRLLTTAAFDRGKGEDTFGARDEDWELYKLMSKDNDDEEEGPDEDETELTRISSKLQELDPAFNPKSESASYQTADAPRPRSLTKEDFQIQIGVERFRCPEILFNPNIVGIDQSGLDEMIGVSLRRFSPKGQGLEEKLTSSILLTGGSCQYPGMSERLEAGVRMIRPCGTPIRVVKAANPVYDAWRGASLYASSLDFPQQIVSKLEYEEMGEDRFRRYKFRYTL from the exons ATGCCATTTATAAGCCAAGTTGAACGGCAAACAGACTACCGATTGTTCCCTTCAACTTGCCCTATTGTTATTGACAATGGCAGCTCTTATTTCCGCATTGG ATGGGCTGGTGAGTCTGACCCTAGGGTGATTTTTCGCAACATTGTTCAGAGACCTCGTCACAAACATACAG GTGAAACGGTTTCTGTTGTGGGCGATCATAATACTGAATTGCTGAAATATTTTGATTGTACTCGTTCAGGGCCACGGTCAGCTTTTGATAACAATGTTGTCTATCAATTCGAAATCATGGAATAT AGAAGAATGAACAGTCCTATACAAACTGCCGTTCTTGGTTATGCTTGTGATATCTTCGTGGCTTTTACATTA GTTCTTGACTTTGGATTTGATCGGATGGGCGTCGATGAACATGGG ATTAATCATCCTGTATTGATCACTGAATGCCCCTGCAATCCAGTTCCCTCACGCTGTAGAATGGCAGAGCTTCTTTTTGAGTCTTATGGAGTTCCTTCAGTGG CATTTGGTGTTGATGCTGCGTTTAGTTACACTTATAATCAGCGTCTTGGTATATGTGATAAGGAGGGGCTTGCTGTTAGCTCTGGATTCAACACCAGCCATGTAATACCA TTTGTTGAAGGAGAGCCTGTTTTTGAAGCGTGTTGCCGGACTAATGTTGGTGGGTACCATGTTACTGATTACATGAAGCAGCTTCTTTCATTGAAATATCCGCAACATAT GGCTAAGCTTACCTGGGAGAAAGTGGAAGACCTGAAGATGGAACACTGTTACATTGCTCAGGATTATGCTTCTGAGGTCAAATTGTTCAAg AATGGAACAAAAGAAGCTGAAGAAAAGACCAAGTGTTGGCAACTTCCATTCACTCCTCTTCCAGTTGATGAACAACCTTCCGTAGAGGAGCTTGCAAGGAAAGCTGCTATCAAAGAGAAACAAGGTCAACGATTGCGAGAAATGGCTGAGGCAAAGAGGGCTTCACGGATTCAAGAATTAGAAAATGAGTTGCGTGGTTTGGACTTTCTTTTGAGGCAGTTGGAGAAAGTGGATGAGAGTGATGTTCCTGCTTTCCTTTCAGACACTGGCTATATCTCTAAACAGGAAATTGAAGCTTCTATTGCTAAAATAAACCAGTCTTTGCGAAAAGCTAAGCGTGAACAAGTGGAACTGGAGGAGAAGGCAGATGCTGCAACAGCCGAAAAGTTTCCACTTGTTGATGTCCCAGATAACATGCTGACTCCAGAGCAG ctaaaagagaaaaagaagcaGATCTTTCTTAAGACTACTGCTGAAGGCCGTCAGCGAGCTAGACAGAAACGTGCCGAAGAGGAATTACAAAGAGAGAAGCAAAACCAACTAGAGGAAGAAAAACGTTT ACAAAACCCAGAACTTTATCTAGAGCAGCTGCGAACAAAATACAAAGAACTTTTagaaaaagttgagcaaaagaAACGATTGAAGACAAATGGGAACACCTCAAATGGAAATAATACATCTGGCGGTGTCGGTCGTGGTGAGAGAATGAATCCTGCTAAGAAAGAGAGGATGCGCCTTTTAACAACAGCTGCCTTTGACAGAGGGAAAGGTGAAGATACCTTTGGCGCTAGAGACGAAGATTGGGAACTTTACAAACTAATGAGCAAAGATAATGACGATGAGGAAGAAGGTCCTGATGAAGATGAGACCGAGTTAACACGTATTTCTTCTAAACTTCAG GAACTTGACCCAGCCTTCAATCCAAAATCAGAGTCTGCATCGTATCAAACTGCTGATGCTCCTCGTCCCCGTTCTCTCACCAAGGAGGATTTCCAAATCCAAATAGGGGTTGAAAGGTTTCGATGCCCAGAGATCTTGTTCAACCCTAATATAGTTGGGATTGATCAGTCGGGATTAGATGAAATGATCGGGGTATCCCTTAGGAGGTTTTCGCCTAAGGGCCAAGGTTTGGAGGAGAAGTTGACGAGCTCCATACTTTTGACTGGTGGGAGTTGTCAATATCCTGGGATGAGCGAACGCTTGGAAGCTGGAGTTCGCATGATTCGGCCATGTGGGACTCCAATAAGGGTGGTTAAGGCAGCAAATCCTGTTTACGATGCTTGGCGAGGGGCTTCTTTATATGCATCATCATTGGATTTCCCACAGCAAATAGTCAGTAAACTAGAGTACGAAGAAATGGGGGAAGATCGGTTTAGGAGATACAAGTTCAGGTATACTCTATGA
- the LOC130803550 gene encoding actin-related protein 5 isoform X2, translating to MPFISQVERQTDYRLFPSTCPIVIDNGSSYFRIGWAGESDPRVIFRNIVQRPRHKHTGETVSVVGDHNTELLKYFDCTRSGPRSAFDNNVVYQFEIMEYVLDFGFDRMGVDEHGDAQTGKIIGRGIEKGGLYYLEETVQKGKAVLAHWSKERQLWTWHRRLGHSSIGYLEKLFPTLAGLNLDFKLQINHPVLITECPCNPVPSRCRMAELLFESYGVPSVAFGVDAAFSYTYNQRLGICDKEGLAVSSGFNTSHVIPFVEGEPVFEACCRTNVGGYHVTDYMKQLLSLKYPQHMAKLTWEKVEDLKMEHCYIAQDYASEVKLFKNGTKEAEEKTKCWQLPFTPLPVDEQPSVEELARKAAIKEKQGQRLREMAEAKRASRIQELENELRGLDFLLRQLEKVDESDVPAFLSDTGYISKQEIEASIAKINQSLRKAKREQVELEEKADAATAEKFPLVDVPDNMLTPEQLKEKKKQIFLKTTAEGRQRARQKRAEEELQREKQNQLEEEKRLQNPELYLEQLRTKYKELLEKVEQKKRLKTNGNTSNGNNTSGGVGRGERMNPAKKERMRLLTTAAFDRGKGEDTFGARDEDWELYKLMSKDNDDEEEGPDEDETELTRISSKLQELDPAFNPKSESASYQTADAPRPRSLTKEDFQIQIGVERFRCPEILFNPNIVGIDQSGLDEMIGVSLRRFSPKGQGLEEKLTSSILLTGGSCQYPGMSERLEAGVRMIRPCGTPIRVVKAANPVYDAWRGASLYASSLDFPQQIVSKLEYEEMGEDRFRRYKFRYTL from the exons ATGCCATTTATAAGCCAAGTTGAACGGCAAACAGACTACCGATTGTTCCCTTCAACTTGCCCTATTGTTATTGACAATGGCAGCTCTTATTTCCGCATTGG ATGGGCTGGTGAGTCTGACCCTAGGGTGATTTTTCGCAACATTGTTCAGAGACCTCGTCACAAACATACAG GTGAAACGGTTTCTGTTGTGGGCGATCATAATACTGAATTGCTGAAATATTTTGATTGTACTCGTTCAGGGCCACGGTCAGCTTTTGATAACAATGTTGTCTATCAATTCGAAATCATGGAATAT GTTCTTGACTTTGGATTTGATCGGATGGGCGTCGATGAACATGGG gatgctcagacgggGAAAAttattgggcgtggtattgagAAAGGAGGACTGTACTACTTGGAGGAGACGGTTCAAAAAGGCAAAGCAGTTCTTGCTCACTGGTCAAAGGAAAGAcaattgtggacttggcatcgAAGACTTGGACATTCATCTATAGGGTATCTAGAGAAACTTTTTCCTACTTTAGCTGGGTTGAACTTAGACTTTAAAT TGCAGATTAATCATCCTGTATTGATCACTGAATGCCCCTGCAATCCAGTTCCCTCACGCTGTAGAATGGCAGAGCTTCTTTTTGAGTCTTATGGAGTTCCTTCAGTGG CATTTGGTGTTGATGCTGCGTTTAGTTACACTTATAATCAGCGTCTTGGTATATGTGATAAGGAGGGGCTTGCTGTTAGCTCTGGATTCAACACCAGCCATGTAATACCA TTTGTTGAAGGAGAGCCTGTTTTTGAAGCGTGTTGCCGGACTAATGTTGGTGGGTACCATGTTACTGATTACATGAAGCAGCTTCTTTCATTGAAATATCCGCAACATAT GGCTAAGCTTACCTGGGAGAAAGTGGAAGACCTGAAGATGGAACACTGTTACATTGCTCAGGATTATGCTTCTGAGGTCAAATTGTTCAAg AATGGAACAAAAGAAGCTGAAGAAAAGACCAAGTGTTGGCAACTTCCATTCACTCCTCTTCCAGTTGATGAACAACCTTCCGTAGAGGAGCTTGCAAGGAAAGCTGCTATCAAAGAGAAACAAGGTCAACGATTGCGAGAAATGGCTGAGGCAAAGAGGGCTTCACGGATTCAAGAATTAGAAAATGAGTTGCGTGGTTTGGACTTTCTTTTGAGGCAGTTGGAGAAAGTGGATGAGAGTGATGTTCCTGCTTTCCTTTCAGACACTGGCTATATCTCTAAACAGGAAATTGAAGCTTCTATTGCTAAAATAAACCAGTCTTTGCGAAAAGCTAAGCGTGAACAAGTGGAACTGGAGGAGAAGGCAGATGCTGCAACAGCCGAAAAGTTTCCACTTGTTGATGTCCCAGATAACATGCTGACTCCAGAGCAG ctaaaagagaaaaagaagcaGATCTTTCTTAAGACTACTGCTGAAGGCCGTCAGCGAGCTAGACAGAAACGTGCCGAAGAGGAATTACAAAGAGAGAAGCAAAACCAACTAGAGGAAGAAAAACGTTT ACAAAACCCAGAACTTTATCTAGAGCAGCTGCGAACAAAATACAAAGAACTTTTagaaaaagttgagcaaaagaAACGATTGAAGACAAATGGGAACACCTCAAATGGAAATAATACATCTGGCGGTGTCGGTCGTGGTGAGAGAATGAATCCTGCTAAGAAAGAGAGGATGCGCCTTTTAACAACAGCTGCCTTTGACAGAGGGAAAGGTGAAGATACCTTTGGCGCTAGAGACGAAGATTGGGAACTTTACAAACTAATGAGCAAAGATAATGACGATGAGGAAGAAGGTCCTGATGAAGATGAGACCGAGTTAACACGTATTTCTTCTAAACTTCAG GAACTTGACCCAGCCTTCAATCCAAAATCAGAGTCTGCATCGTATCAAACTGCTGATGCTCCTCGTCCCCGTTCTCTCACCAAGGAGGATTTCCAAATCCAAATAGGGGTTGAAAGGTTTCGATGCCCAGAGATCTTGTTCAACCCTAATATAGTTGGGATTGATCAGTCGGGATTAGATGAAATGATCGGGGTATCCCTTAGGAGGTTTTCGCCTAAGGGCCAAGGTTTGGAGGAGAAGTTGACGAGCTCCATACTTTTGACTGGTGGGAGTTGTCAATATCCTGGGATGAGCGAACGCTTGGAAGCTGGAGTTCGCATGATTCGGCCATGTGGGACTCCAATAAGGGTGGTTAAGGCAGCAAATCCTGTTTACGATGCTTGGCGAGGGGCTTCTTTATATGCATCATCATTGGATTTCCCACAGCAAATAGTCAGTAAACTAGAGTACGAAGAAATGGGGGAAGATCGGTTTAGGAGATACAAGTTCAGGTATACTCTATGA
- the LOC130803550 gene encoding actin-related protein 5 isoform X6, with amino-acid sequence MAELLFESYGVPSVAFGVDAAFSYTYNQRLGICDKEGLAVSSGFNTSHVIPFVEGEPVFEACCRTNVGGYHVTDYMKQLLSLKYPQHMAKLTWEKVEDLKMEHCYIAQDYASEVKLFKNGTKEAEEKTKCWQLPFTPLPVDEQPSVEELARKAAIKEKQGQRLREMAEAKRASRIQELENELRGLDFLLRQLEKVDESDVPAFLSDTGYISKQEIEASIAKINQSLRKAKREQVELEEKADAATAEKFPLVDVPDNMLTPEQLKEKKKQIFLKTTAEGRQRARQKRAEEELQREKQNQLEEEKRLQNPELYLEQLRTKYKELLEKVEQKKRLKTNGNTSNGNNTSGGVGRGERMNPAKKERMRLLTTAAFDRGKGEDTFGARDEDWELYKLMSKDNDDEEEGPDEDETELTRISSKLQELDPAFNPKSESASYQTADAPRPRSLTKEDFQIQIGVERFRCPEILFNPNIVGIDQSGLDEMIGVSLRRFSPKGQGLEEKLTSSILLTGGSCQYPGMSERLEAGVRMIRPCGTPIRVVKAANPVYDAWRGASLYASSLDFPQQIVSKLEYEEMGEDRFRRYKFRYTL; translated from the exons ATGGCAGAGCTTCTTTTTGAGTCTTATGGAGTTCCTTCAGTGG CATTTGGTGTTGATGCTGCGTTTAGTTACACTTATAATCAGCGTCTTGGTATATGTGATAAGGAGGGGCTTGCTGTTAGCTCTGGATTCAACACCAGCCATGTAATACCA TTTGTTGAAGGAGAGCCTGTTTTTGAAGCGTGTTGCCGGACTAATGTTGGTGGGTACCATGTTACTGATTACATGAAGCAGCTTCTTTCATTGAAATATCCGCAACATAT GGCTAAGCTTACCTGGGAGAAAGTGGAAGACCTGAAGATGGAACACTGTTACATTGCTCAGGATTATGCTTCTGAGGTCAAATTGTTCAAg AATGGAACAAAAGAAGCTGAAGAAAAGACCAAGTGTTGGCAACTTCCATTCACTCCTCTTCCAGTTGATGAACAACCTTCCGTAGAGGAGCTTGCAAGGAAAGCTGCTATCAAAGAGAAACAAGGTCAACGATTGCGAGAAATGGCTGAGGCAAAGAGGGCTTCACGGATTCAAGAATTAGAAAATGAGTTGCGTGGTTTGGACTTTCTTTTGAGGCAGTTGGAGAAAGTGGATGAGAGTGATGTTCCTGCTTTCCTTTCAGACACTGGCTATATCTCTAAACAGGAAATTGAAGCTTCTATTGCTAAAATAAACCAGTCTTTGCGAAAAGCTAAGCGTGAACAAGTGGAACTGGAGGAGAAGGCAGATGCTGCAACAGCCGAAAAGTTTCCACTTGTTGATGTCCCAGATAACATGCTGACTCCAGAGCAG ctaaaagagaaaaagaagcaGATCTTTCTTAAGACTACTGCTGAAGGCCGTCAGCGAGCTAGACAGAAACGTGCCGAAGAGGAATTACAAAGAGAGAAGCAAAACCAACTAGAGGAAGAAAAACGTTT ACAAAACCCAGAACTTTATCTAGAGCAGCTGCGAACAAAATACAAAGAACTTTTagaaaaagttgagcaaaagaAACGATTGAAGACAAATGGGAACACCTCAAATGGAAATAATACATCTGGCGGTGTCGGTCGTGGTGAGAGAATGAATCCTGCTAAGAAAGAGAGGATGCGCCTTTTAACAACAGCTGCCTTTGACAGAGGGAAAGGTGAAGATACCTTTGGCGCTAGAGACGAAGATTGGGAACTTTACAAACTAATGAGCAAAGATAATGACGATGAGGAAGAAGGTCCTGATGAAGATGAGACCGAGTTAACACGTATTTCTTCTAAACTTCAG GAACTTGACCCAGCCTTCAATCCAAAATCAGAGTCTGCATCGTATCAAACTGCTGATGCTCCTCGTCCCCGTTCTCTCACCAAGGAGGATTTCCAAATCCAAATAGGGGTTGAAAGGTTTCGATGCCCAGAGATCTTGTTCAACCCTAATATAGTTGGGATTGATCAGTCGGGATTAGATGAAATGATCGGGGTATCCCTTAGGAGGTTTTCGCCTAAGGGCCAAGGTTTGGAGGAGAAGTTGACGAGCTCCATACTTTTGACTGGTGGGAGTTGTCAATATCCTGGGATGAGCGAACGCTTGGAAGCTGGAGTTCGCATGATTCGGCCATGTGGGACTCCAATAAGGGTGGTTAAGGCAGCAAATCCTGTTTACGATGCTTGGCGAGGGGCTTCTTTATATGCATCATCATTGGATTTCCCACAGCAAATAGTCAGTAAACTAGAGTACGAAGAAATGGGGGAAGATCGGTTTAGGAGATACAAGTTCAGGTATACTCTATGA
- the LOC130803550 gene encoding actin-related protein 5 isoform X4 — MPFISQVERQTDYRLFPSTCPIVIDNGSSYFRIGWAGESDPRVIFRNIVQRPRHKHTGETVSVVGDHNTELLKYFDCTRSGPRSAFDNNVVYQFEIMEYVLDFGFDRMGVDEHGINHPVLITECPCNPVPSRCRMAELLFESYGVPSVAFGVDAAFSYTYNQRLGICDKEGLAVSSGFNTSHVIPFVEGEPVFEACCRTNVGGYHVTDYMKQLLSLKYPQHMAKLTWEKVEDLKMEHCYIAQDYASEVKLFKNGTKEAEEKTKCWQLPFTPLPVDEQPSVEELARKAAIKEKQGQRLREMAEAKRASRIQELENELRGLDFLLRQLEKVDESDVPAFLSDTGYISKQEIEASIAKINQSLRKAKREQVELEEKADAATAEKFPLVDVPDNMLTPEQLKEKKKQIFLKTTAEGRQRARQKRAEEELQREKQNQLEEEKRLQNPELYLEQLRTKYKELLEKVEQKKRLKTNGNTSNGNNTSGGVGRGERMNPAKKERMRLLTTAAFDRGKGEDTFGARDEDWELYKLMSKDNDDEEEGPDEDETELTRISSKLQELDPAFNPKSESASYQTADAPRPRSLTKEDFQIQIGVERFRCPEILFNPNIVGIDQSGLDEMIGVSLRRFSPKGQGLEEKLTSSILLTGGSCQYPGMSERLEAGVRMIRPCGTPIRVVKAANPVYDAWRGASLYASSLDFPQQIVSKLEYEEMGEDRFRRYKFRYTL; from the exons ATGCCATTTATAAGCCAAGTTGAACGGCAAACAGACTACCGATTGTTCCCTTCAACTTGCCCTATTGTTATTGACAATGGCAGCTCTTATTTCCGCATTGG ATGGGCTGGTGAGTCTGACCCTAGGGTGATTTTTCGCAACATTGTTCAGAGACCTCGTCACAAACATACAG GTGAAACGGTTTCTGTTGTGGGCGATCATAATACTGAATTGCTGAAATATTTTGATTGTACTCGTTCAGGGCCACGGTCAGCTTTTGATAACAATGTTGTCTATCAATTCGAAATCATGGAATAT GTTCTTGACTTTGGATTTGATCGGATGGGCGTCGATGAACATGGG ATTAATCATCCTGTATTGATCACTGAATGCCCCTGCAATCCAGTTCCCTCACGCTGTAGAATGGCAGAGCTTCTTTTTGAGTCTTATGGAGTTCCTTCAGTGG CATTTGGTGTTGATGCTGCGTTTAGTTACACTTATAATCAGCGTCTTGGTATATGTGATAAGGAGGGGCTTGCTGTTAGCTCTGGATTCAACACCAGCCATGTAATACCA TTTGTTGAAGGAGAGCCTGTTTTTGAAGCGTGTTGCCGGACTAATGTTGGTGGGTACCATGTTACTGATTACATGAAGCAGCTTCTTTCATTGAAATATCCGCAACATAT GGCTAAGCTTACCTGGGAGAAAGTGGAAGACCTGAAGATGGAACACTGTTACATTGCTCAGGATTATGCTTCTGAGGTCAAATTGTTCAAg AATGGAACAAAAGAAGCTGAAGAAAAGACCAAGTGTTGGCAACTTCCATTCACTCCTCTTCCAGTTGATGAACAACCTTCCGTAGAGGAGCTTGCAAGGAAAGCTGCTATCAAAGAGAAACAAGGTCAACGATTGCGAGAAATGGCTGAGGCAAAGAGGGCTTCACGGATTCAAGAATTAGAAAATGAGTTGCGTGGTTTGGACTTTCTTTTGAGGCAGTTGGAGAAAGTGGATGAGAGTGATGTTCCTGCTTTCCTTTCAGACACTGGCTATATCTCTAAACAGGAAATTGAAGCTTCTATTGCTAAAATAAACCAGTCTTTGCGAAAAGCTAAGCGTGAACAAGTGGAACTGGAGGAGAAGGCAGATGCTGCAACAGCCGAAAAGTTTCCACTTGTTGATGTCCCAGATAACATGCTGACTCCAGAGCAG ctaaaagagaaaaagaagcaGATCTTTCTTAAGACTACTGCTGAAGGCCGTCAGCGAGCTAGACAGAAACGTGCCGAAGAGGAATTACAAAGAGAGAAGCAAAACCAACTAGAGGAAGAAAAACGTTT ACAAAACCCAGAACTTTATCTAGAGCAGCTGCGAACAAAATACAAAGAACTTTTagaaaaagttgagcaaaagaAACGATTGAAGACAAATGGGAACACCTCAAATGGAAATAATACATCTGGCGGTGTCGGTCGTGGTGAGAGAATGAATCCTGCTAAGAAAGAGAGGATGCGCCTTTTAACAACAGCTGCCTTTGACAGAGGGAAAGGTGAAGATACCTTTGGCGCTAGAGACGAAGATTGGGAACTTTACAAACTAATGAGCAAAGATAATGACGATGAGGAAGAAGGTCCTGATGAAGATGAGACCGAGTTAACACGTATTTCTTCTAAACTTCAG GAACTTGACCCAGCCTTCAATCCAAAATCAGAGTCTGCATCGTATCAAACTGCTGATGCTCCTCGTCCCCGTTCTCTCACCAAGGAGGATTTCCAAATCCAAATAGGGGTTGAAAGGTTTCGATGCCCAGAGATCTTGTTCAACCCTAATATAGTTGGGATTGATCAGTCGGGATTAGATGAAATGATCGGGGTATCCCTTAGGAGGTTTTCGCCTAAGGGCCAAGGTTTGGAGGAGAAGTTGACGAGCTCCATACTTTTGACTGGTGGGAGTTGTCAATATCCTGGGATGAGCGAACGCTTGGAAGCTGGAGTTCGCATGATTCGGCCATGTGGGACTCCAATAAGGGTGGTTAAGGCAGCAAATCCTGTTTACGATGCTTGGCGAGGGGCTTCTTTATATGCATCATCATTGGATTTCCCACAGCAAATAGTCAGTAAACTAGAGTACGAAGAAATGGGGGAAGATCGGTTTAGGAGATACAAGTTCAGGTATACTCTATGA
- the LOC130803550 gene encoding actin-related protein 5 isoform X5, giving the protein MNSPIQTAVLGYACDIFVAFTLVLDFGFDRMGVDEHGDAQTGKIIGRGIEKGGLYYLEETVQKGKAVLAHWSKERQLWTWHRRLGHSSIGYLEKLFPTLAGLNLDFKLQINHPVLITECPCNPVPSRCRMAELLFESYGVPSVAFGVDAAFSYTYNQRLGICDKEGLAVSSGFNTSHVIPFVEGEPVFEACCRTNVGGYHVTDYMKQLLSLKYPQHMAKLTWEKVEDLKMEHCYIAQDYASEVKLFKNGTKEAEEKTKCWQLPFTPLPVDEQPSVEELARKAAIKEKQGQRLREMAEAKRASRIQELENELRGLDFLLRQLEKVDESDVPAFLSDTGYISKQEIEASIAKINQSLRKAKREQVELEEKADAATAEKFPLVDVPDNMLTPEQLKEKKKQIFLKTTAEGRQRARQKRAEEELQREKQNQLEEEKRLQNPELYLEQLRTKYKELLEKVEQKKRLKTNGNTSNGNNTSGGVGRGERMNPAKKERMRLLTTAAFDRGKGEDTFGARDEDWELYKLMSKDNDDEEEGPDEDETELTRISSKLQELDPAFNPKSESASYQTADAPRPRSLTKEDFQIQIGVERFRCPEILFNPNIVGIDQSGLDEMIGVSLRRFSPKGQGLEEKLTSSILLTGGSCQYPGMSERLEAGVRMIRPCGTPIRVVKAANPVYDAWRGASLYASSLDFPQQIVSKLEYEEMGEDRFRRYKFRYTL; this is encoded by the exons ATGAACAGTCCTATACAAACTGCCGTTCTTGGTTATGCTTGTGATATCTTCGTGGCTTTTACATTA GTTCTTGACTTTGGATTTGATCGGATGGGCGTCGATGAACATGGG gatgctcagacgggGAAAAttattgggcgtggtattgagAAAGGAGGACTGTACTACTTGGAGGAGACGGTTCAAAAAGGCAAAGCAGTTCTTGCTCACTGGTCAAAGGAAAGAcaattgtggacttggcatcgAAGACTTGGACATTCATCTATAGGGTATCTAGAGAAACTTTTTCCTACTTTAGCTGGGTTGAACTTAGACTTTAAAT TGCAGATTAATCATCCTGTATTGATCACTGAATGCCCCTGCAATCCAGTTCCCTCACGCTGTAGAATGGCAGAGCTTCTTTTTGAGTCTTATGGAGTTCCTTCAGTGG CATTTGGTGTTGATGCTGCGTTTAGTTACACTTATAATCAGCGTCTTGGTATATGTGATAAGGAGGGGCTTGCTGTTAGCTCTGGATTCAACACCAGCCATGTAATACCA TTTGTTGAAGGAGAGCCTGTTTTTGAAGCGTGTTGCCGGACTAATGTTGGTGGGTACCATGTTACTGATTACATGAAGCAGCTTCTTTCATTGAAATATCCGCAACATAT GGCTAAGCTTACCTGGGAGAAAGTGGAAGACCTGAAGATGGAACACTGTTACATTGCTCAGGATTATGCTTCTGAGGTCAAATTGTTCAAg AATGGAACAAAAGAAGCTGAAGAAAAGACCAAGTGTTGGCAACTTCCATTCACTCCTCTTCCAGTTGATGAACAACCTTCCGTAGAGGAGCTTGCAAGGAAAGCTGCTATCAAAGAGAAACAAGGTCAACGATTGCGAGAAATGGCTGAGGCAAAGAGGGCTTCACGGATTCAAGAATTAGAAAATGAGTTGCGTGGTTTGGACTTTCTTTTGAGGCAGTTGGAGAAAGTGGATGAGAGTGATGTTCCTGCTTTCCTTTCAGACACTGGCTATATCTCTAAACAGGAAATTGAAGCTTCTATTGCTAAAATAAACCAGTCTTTGCGAAAAGCTAAGCGTGAACAAGTGGAACTGGAGGAGAAGGCAGATGCTGCAACAGCCGAAAAGTTTCCACTTGTTGATGTCCCAGATAACATGCTGACTCCAGAGCAG ctaaaagagaaaaagaagcaGATCTTTCTTAAGACTACTGCTGAAGGCCGTCAGCGAGCTAGACAGAAACGTGCCGAAGAGGAATTACAAAGAGAGAAGCAAAACCAACTAGAGGAAGAAAAACGTTT ACAAAACCCAGAACTTTATCTAGAGCAGCTGCGAACAAAATACAAAGAACTTTTagaaaaagttgagcaaaagaAACGATTGAAGACAAATGGGAACACCTCAAATGGAAATAATACATCTGGCGGTGTCGGTCGTGGTGAGAGAATGAATCCTGCTAAGAAAGAGAGGATGCGCCTTTTAACAACAGCTGCCTTTGACAGAGGGAAAGGTGAAGATACCTTTGGCGCTAGAGACGAAGATTGGGAACTTTACAAACTAATGAGCAAAGATAATGACGATGAGGAAGAAGGTCCTGATGAAGATGAGACCGAGTTAACACGTATTTCTTCTAAACTTCAG GAACTTGACCCAGCCTTCAATCCAAAATCAGAGTCTGCATCGTATCAAACTGCTGATGCTCCTCGTCCCCGTTCTCTCACCAAGGAGGATTTCCAAATCCAAATAGGGGTTGAAAGGTTTCGATGCCCAGAGATCTTGTTCAACCCTAATATAGTTGGGATTGATCAGTCGGGATTAGATGAAATGATCGGGGTATCCCTTAGGAGGTTTTCGCCTAAGGGCCAAGGTTTGGAGGAGAAGTTGACGAGCTCCATACTTTTGACTGGTGGGAGTTGTCAATATCCTGGGATGAGCGAACGCTTGGAAGCTGGAGTTCGCATGATTCGGCCATGTGGGACTCCAATAAGGGTGGTTAAGGCAGCAAATCCTGTTTACGATGCTTGGCGAGGGGCTTCTTTATATGCATCATCATTGGATTTCCCACAGCAAATAGTCAGTAAACTAGAGTACGAAGAAATGGGGGAAGATCGGTTTAGGAGATACAAGTTCAGGTATACTCTATGA